The Solea senegalensis isolate Sse05_10M linkage group LG14, IFAPA_SoseM_1, whole genome shotgun sequence genomic sequence gTTCCATATAAACAGCTGATTGCTAATTTCTTTTACTTGTTACAGGGGAAGCCAACATCGTCAGTTATGGCCAACATCAGCGCCTCAAACACCATTTTTGCCTTGGAACTGTTACGGACTCTGAGTCAAGAAAACCCCAATGGAAACATGTTCGTCTCTCCGCTGAGCATCAGCTCAGCTCTGGCTATGGTCTACCTCGGAGCGAGAGGAGACACAGCTGCTCAGATGGCAAAGGTAAACACTGCCGTCTCTCTGCTCTGATGGGCCTGTAGCAGTGCGTGGAGTTCAGCCTGTCGACGCAGGTGTGTCTCCTGGCTCAAATAGAAAGGTGTGTCAAGTGAACTTCGACCTCAACAAACAGGCTGTGCATtgtttgctaaaaaaaaaaaaaaaaaaagcagaacgTTGTTGAAACTGGTTGTTCCACATTTGATTTGTGGCTTTAGTTCACGACAcctattatgttattatgttaatTCTACACCTTTTCTGTCATCGATATTAATGacttactgtacatgttttttcACTCAGGTTACTGATTTATGACTGAACACCTTTACAGTAGCCTGTGTTACACAGTAGCCTGTGTTACAGGCGTGACACACAGTTACATGAGCTTTTTTTTGGATCGCCATGATCGCCTAACTGCAAGTTTCTGaagtttttaagtgtgtgtgtgtgtgtacacgtgtacAGTGACTGTCAAACAAATACAGCAATTACACATGGACTATATGTAACATCAGCGTGACATTATTCTGTGACATGTCTAAAATGACCCTCATGACAAAATATTCactgttcattttcagtttgacTATAAAGGagtagtttttgtttgtggtgtgactgtatgaggcactgacacgtGTGTGAGGCAtgtctgccctctgctggcagCTCATGTCATGTCACTCTTGCAGGACAAACATGTTCACGTAAGAGCTTTTGAACAGGAAATGCATAAATCCAGCAATTTTGaccatagaaatgttgaaatcttGCAGAAAACTCATTTATAGGACAGTTAAGTGGACAAATTGATTGTCTTTTATCAGGGTCAGTATTTTATTTGCTCTGCCTCCCCTGACCGCACGTCGCTGAGGCCATACTGACAAGATCCTTAATCCGAACTCCTCAAAAAGGTTATGtaaaacaatgacatgtttctttcatgGCGCTCCATAAAATgcctttgaatgtgtttaaagaaggCAGTCTGTGGCGACAGCTCATTCCATGTCCATGATGCATAGAAGGAGAAAGATCACTGATATTATTACGTCATTACAAAGTGATCTGCTGTGGCTGCGTTGCTGCCAAATATTTgttaacaacattttatttaatcagttttaatttaaaatcttatGTAAAAAGTATTGATGAACATTATAGGTTTGTGTTGGAGCTTGTAGTGCACATCGGTTCCAAATATGGATTATTGGCCTCAATTATTTTTATCAATATTGTCCCTGAAAAAACAATATTGGTCAAGTATTACAGCAATTGATTAAATATTATACAAACATGTGATTATCTATGTAATTGACATatcattaatatataatattaatgtgTTTTGGTAGGGCTTCTCAGTAacggtaataataataataataattataatgataatttaTTGCTAACGAGTCCAAAACACTTCAATGCTGTGTTTGAACGGATCTCAAAACCTCAAACACTCCGGACTAATATCTGCATGACACATAACGTAATAGTATATAAAAACGtgtgcatttatttaatatCGTAATCCCATtcataaacaaaaatacagtatagtAACACGTGAGAGTTGTGCGTGTCCTCAGGCCCTGTCATTCAGCGAGGGTGAAGGTGTCCACGCAGACTTCGAGAAGCTTAACACAGACATCATCACACCGTCGGCATCTTACACTCTGAAAACAGCCAATCGTCTTTATGGAGAGAAAACGGCCAACTTCCTGCAAGTGAGTCTGCAGCCTTCACTTCCTTCAAAAGACACGTGtacaatgactgaatgaatgaatgaaatataatCTGCTCTCTGCAGACTTTCCTCGACGCTACGCAGAAGTACTACCATGCCGACCTGCAGGCTGTGGATTTCACTGGGGCTCCAGAGGCGTGCAGAGCGGACATCAACAGCTGGGTCGAGGAGCAGACAGAAAGTGGGAATTCAAAATGCATGAAATCATTGCGTACATCCTGTGTGAATCGCTATTCAGTGGTGACCTCATCTGTTCCCTTGCAGACAAGATAAAAGATCTCCTGAAGCCAGGAACAGTCACTACGAATACGAGGATGGCTCTGGTTAATGCTATCTACTTCAAGGGGAACTGGCTGAAACGCTTTGATCAAGCAAACACCAAAGAGATGCCCTTTAAAATCACTGAGGTGAAAAATAACTTACTTGGTTCTTCACCTACATTTCAGTCTTAATCATTTATCAATTCTGCATTTAACTCATCCTCTACTAAAAAGCGTCCTAGCTTTTGACCTAGTGGGGACTCAAACCTGCAACCCTCCAGTAACAAGTTGTTCTTCCACTTGGACATGGGCTGCCCATAAACCTTTCCTTTTATTAAGAAATTCTATCTTCCACATTTCCAGAGGTTGTTGAAAGAATGTGATCTTttgccaaacaaaaacaaaatgtgcagaGCAAATGTATATCACAAGCTTATTTTCACTTAATTACAGTCATACATACATATCATGCTATTATGTGGCATCTGTTTTACCCTTTTTTTCGTAAACTTTCTCTacaccatttgtttttgtcgGGCTACAACCATTCATCGATACTTAATAGATCACTACATTCAAACAactttctctgatttttcagcttctcagaTGTTGAGTATTGTCTGTTTTCGttgctccatgtgacaaagaagtcactccaactgaatatttttaaacaattataagagagagagagtctcttTTCATCCATTATGCTTCCATAAGGCCAAACGTAGTACCAgtagatacacacacacccataatCCGCACATTAGATTTGGCAGAGATCCCTGAGAGATCCAGATCCCTTTCCTGGTGCAATCCTGCTTGGGACCAGCACTGGATGTGCAGCACCCCCCTGTGGCTGGAGTCAGTATAGAGTGTCTATGGGCTGCCccaaattgaagataaaataatgagTTAATATTTAtgagtgtacaatcacctgatagTATGaattataatcattttaaattagcCTTCTTTagtggacaaaataaacatctgaGTTTTAAACTGAAGGCTCTCCAAGACAtgtggaagggaagggtgaggtgacgGATAGTCATTAATTGTATACACTGTTCCACGGCTAAAGTAgtggtgttttattgtgaaagccATTTTAGAAGCCCATGTCAGTTTGAGTTTCCAAGATGGAAATCCGAGTTCAGGACCTCAGGAATTTTTAGTCAAATGTCTGTACGTCATAAAACTACACCTCAAATACATGAGCAAACTTTATAAAAAACTTGATACCGTCACCTGAACTATATGTCTCCTTATTGTCAGAATGAGACCAAACCGGTTCAGATGATGTACCAGATGAAGAAGCTGCCCTACAACTACATCCCCGACCACAACCTGCAGATCCTGGAGCTCCCATATGAGGGAAACGAGCTGAGCATGTTCATACTGTTGCCTGAGAACTCTGTGCAGGAGGTACAACAcgtgttttcttctgtttaaaacagctttatttgatttgttgcaTTCAGAATCACAGATAATCCCTGCTGTGGACCCCCAGCAATAAACAGTAGAGAGTCAGAGATAAAATGAGACATCATGGCACTTAAAGGGCCTGGTAGAGACCAAATGTAAGTGGTGTTTGGACCCATATGCAGCACACAGACAGGCGAGCTCAGTTCTTAGCTTTTATTGCAATGAAAGCTTAGTCAATTTAGGCTTTTGTCAGGCAACTGTACAGGCGGGGGGAAGTCGAGACGAGCAAAGTCCAAAACCACGGTAAACAATCCAACCAGGCAGGTTGGGAGTACTGGAAGGTGAGGCATGGAGCGGAACGGTCACAATAAACAGTATAAACAGAAAAGAAGCAGCATTGCATACGCCATGAATGAAAGTAtactaaaaacaacatttttgactGCTTTCTTTTATTATCAAGACTGAGGTCTGTTAAAAACAATCTTTAAATTGAAGGTGaaataaatagttttaatgttattgatacaggacatttttggctCTCGAGGGGATGAgagggagtaaaaaaaataaataaattgttagTTGTTGTGAGTAATCAGTGATATCTCCCAGGCTGTGTTATCAATCATATGAATATATTTACCACTTCATCTcagttttaaaatggaaatcgctcactctcctgcaccaaagtctgtgGAGAAAATCACTGTTTTAAGCTCGccgggacacaggagctgctggtctactgctgcctcattttgAGGTGAATTTGAACTTAATATTTCACGTACTGaggtcacaaaatgacacatttaaacttactgTGATGGAAAATGACTGGCTGAGTTAGCTATTCATAAAGTGAAAAACACTTGACCTAACTGCGTTGAACACATTTCTGATGCACACTGATGCTTGAATAACGTTTGAGAGATGCAATAAAATGCGTTTGCCCTGTTGCAGCTGGAGAAGGCGCTGACGCAGGAGAGGCTGGACGAGTGGACCAACAGAGAAAACATGGACGTGGAGTCAGAAATCGTCGTTCATCTGCCAAAGTTCAAGCTGGAGGACGACTACGAGCTGAACGGGCCTCTGGCTCAACTGGGCATGAGTGACGTGTTCTGCTCGGCAAAGGCCGACCTGTCTGGCATGAACGGTGAAGGGGGACTCTTCCTGTCCACAGTGGTACACAAAGCCTTTGTGGAGGTCAATGAGGAGGGCACAGAGGCAGCTGCAGCCACCGCTGGAATGGTGTCCTTCTGTATGCTCAGAGAGGAGCACTTCACTGCAGACCAccccttcctcttcttcatcaggCACAATAAGACCAAGTCCATCCTCTTCCTCGGCAGGTTTTCATCTCCTCAGTAGACAGAACTTGCAGAGGACGAAGTTGGCCACTCATAgtacacacgcgcacgcacacatacacaccccaAAAGCAAAGTCTTTTAATAAGCGCTTTATTTTCTGTGATGATTTGCTAATTCACTATATTTTGCACTGGGTCATAAATGTAACTCaattaatgaataatgaagAAGAACTTTATGATTTACTGAATGGTTTGTAATTTTAGAATTAACAATGGAAACAGTAGAAGGCCAGCagcttatataatattttgcatgtgtatgtgaaaaataaacagacatttaaagtgACTGTGCTGACCTGGTCCAAACGATGGAgtttgcgcgtgtgtgtgtgtgtgtgtgtgtgtgtgtgtgtgtgtgtgtggggagtttAGATACTCTAAACTGGGAGAATAGATGGTTGTTTAACTCATTCAGTTCAGTTGTATTCGAGTACTAACATAAACCTCAGAGGACAAAAACATATGCAAAGGTCAAGATAAATAGCACCTATTACAAACTGAATGTAAAGTCAATACAAAATTTGCCttgaagggctttacagtctgtacagcaagtgacaacCTCTGTTCTCAGGAAGAGCCAGAGGAGGGATCCTTCTCCCAGTACAGACAGACGTGCAGTATGTAGCTACACTACCGGTCTAAAGTTGTCAAACACCCCAagttttctgggttttttttttaatgaaattcaAGCAGTTCAAGTCCAATGAATAGCTTGAAATGGTAAGTGGTGAACTACTAGAggtaaaacaacaataatgataataataatgataataataataataataataataagtaggTTACCcaaattacacaaaaacaagttaaagCGGTTCTGCAGCAATGTAGGTCGATCTATTTCCAACAGTTGTTCCAACTTTTCTTGATTACTTACAACCCCCCCTCTGTCTTGGAACACACGGTGCCATACAGTGACAAGTTTGTGAAAGTCAACAGCTTGCTAGATAAGCAGCTCACAGGACAACAGCTTAATAGTGGTCGTAGTCAGCATGTCTCAGTTTCAACTGTGAAAACAAGCCTTCAAGAGGTTTGTCTGGGCCATGAAACACCTCCAGTGGACTACTGAAGACTGGAAGAAGGTCATATGGACTGAGGAATCAAAGTTTAAATCTTCGGTTCATCAAGCAGGATCTTCACACACCATAGAGTAGGCGAAAGGATGGTTCTGTAGTGTGGGACATCAAACACGACAAGAGGAAGTATGAGTGAGAGGCAACCTGAAGCATCCTGCAGAGCCATGCAGTGCCCTCTGGTATACACCTAACTGGTCAGGGGTTCATCCTGCAGCAAGATAATGACCCAAAACATAAGTCCAAGCTACGCCATGAGCTTGAAAACATGGAGTGGCCCACACAGTGTCCAGACTTAAACCCCATCCCGCTGGTTTGGGATGAACTGAACAAAAGAGTGAAAGCAAAACAACATTCATTAGAACTTCTGCAAGAGCTGGGAAGAACTTTCTGAGGAACGTTTGACTCCCATTGTAGAAAGAATGGCACCAGTGTGTTCAGCCGTTATATCTGCCAAAGGCGAATCAAAAGTTGTGTACGAGCACACCAAAGCGCAGTCATGTGGGGTCACGTGAGCGGCGTTACTGTCAGGGAACCAGCGGTATAATGTGAAAACTTTacaagaaatgtgaataaattaaggcgatttcctttttttttttaaaaatataatgacaaagcaggttttaattatttattattattcattgccTGCTAGcaattattttcaaacttattattGATGGATTCACAAGCTGTTGGTTTTTGCACAGTTTACTGCAACTTTAAACGTTATCGTAGAGTTGAGGcagatcaacattttaaaaaagacctTACAAATATACTTATTACTAAAGATAACATTGTAAATGTACGGAAACCCATTTGccccagaagaaaaaaagggtaaaCCTTAGACtcgataataaaaatatcctcaaagtcgACTACTTTTTTGTCGCATACTTTCGACTTGCTTTGAGGATATGTTTTATTATCAAggaaattatattattatatttaccagGTGTAATTTACAACTTACCTTTATGAAAATGCTTGGAACACACCGACATGTGTGAGGGAGTGTGGTCGAAGGTGAGCTCCGGTCTTCTTACTGCAGCTATCAATGCCACGCGTCACCTCTTTGTTACTATTGTTCTTACAAGATGGAAAGCGATAGAAAGCGATTCCTTTCGTTTaccacacagcagctgctcgCCTTTTCCCGCCGAAAATATATGCCCGCGCGAAGATGCCTTCCGTACCCAGAATGCATTACGTCGTCAAGTCACACTGGACGAGCTCACGTCAGGATCCCCGTAGAGCGAgttatggcgtatttccacatTCATTAAGCAAGGTATTCCATATAGGGTGCTGGGAAAGGGGGAGGATCAGGATAGTGGTGGAAGtgtgggagacagaggagaaggtggttataattaattattataaccCATGTAAAAGGTTGGAGCTGGAACAATTACTGGCAATACCAGGGCAAAACAGTCAAACATTAATATGGTGTGCAGATTTCACTGACCATAGCTCAGTGTGGGGCATACAAACTAATTCAAATGGGAAAGTAGTTGAAGAGTTGATGGATGAAAGGAACTTGGTATGTATTAATGATGGGAGAGGAACGAGGGAGAACACAGCTACAGGGAATGAGTCAGCATTAGATAGAACACTAGTGTCAGGTGTAGGTAGTGACCACTACCCAGTGACATGTTCGGTAGGAGAGAGAATGGAAGGAAGTGGGTATACGCTAAGGCAAAATGGGATCTGTTTCAGGAGTGAGGAAGAACTGACAAGAGTAAAGATAAATGAGAACATAACCTCAGGAATTTGAAGGTCAGCAGAGGGAGCCATCCCCCAGAGTAAGAGCAAGATAAATAGGAAACTGGTACCGTGGTGGACAGAAGAATAGCAAAAATAGGAAGAACAACACCTGCAGGAGAAGTATGGGGAATGACAAAAAAGATGGGGGGAGATAGAACAGTACATGGCATTGAAAATCTATcagaagaggggaggaggaggagagagaaaacgGTGAATCAGCGTCCAGGTGTGCTCGACAGGAGGGAAGAAACAGGTGAAGCAATTGACAAACTGTTTACTATGACAGAAATGACGAgggcaataaataaatcaagaccAACCTCCCCAGGGAAAGATAAGATATGCAATATAATGCTAAAACAACGAAGGGAGAGAGCGTTATTAAAGTTGCTGCTATTGTACAACAAGGTATGGACAGAGGGAAGATTACCAAGTGCCTGGAAAGAAGCAGTCGTGGTCCCCATAAGAAAACATCCGACACAACCCACTAGTTACTGTACAGGCCAATAGCCTTAACATCAAATCTGTGCAAAATAATGGAAAGGATGATAACAGAAAGATTAACATGTGATCTTGAAAAACGAGAAATGATGGCAAATTATCAAAGTGGTTTTAGAAAAGGAAGAAATACAATGGATGCAGTGATAAGGCTAGAGACAGGGATAATAAAGAATCAGTAGTGCCAGTGTTTTTTGATATTGAGAAAGCATATAATTTGATGTGGAAGGAAGGGTTATTAATAAAGCTGTGCAAGATGGGTATAAGAGGAAGGGTGTACAACGGGAGTAAGAAGAAAAATACAGGTACGAGTCGGGGTAGAGCTGTCAAGGTAGAGAATGGGACCCCTCAAGGGAGCGTGATTAGCCCTTTACTCTTTACAGTAATGATCAATGATGTGTTCTCAAAAGTACCAGAGGAGATAGGTAGGTCACTCTTTGCGGATGATGGGGTCttgtggaaaagaggaagtACAAGGGGCTATTGATGAGGTGGTGGAGTGGGGCTATGATTGGGGATCTCAGTGGAAAAAACCCAGACAGTGTATTTTAGCAGGAAATGAAGAGAGGaaggaatgaaaatgaatgaaaaagagttggaacatttacatttttgggtGTAGTGTTTGACTCACAGTTAACATGTTCAGGGCATATTGCTAGAATAGAAGAGAAGTGCAAAAAAGTGATCAATGTGTTGCGATGTTTGACAGGTAGGAGTTGGGCAGCTAGTTGCTCGGCACTGAAAAGAGTGTATGTGGCTTTAATAAGAAGCTGGATGTGAGTCAGGCGCTGAGCGTCTGCAGTGGGGCTGTTAAGACAACGCCAGTACCTGCGTTACAGGTAGAGACGGGAGAGGTGGCTCTGGGGCCGAGAAGGAAGCAGTTGACGGGAAATTACTGGCGAATTTGAAGGGACAATGTGATTCTCACCCGACGAAAGTGGTACTGCAGGAGTGCTGGGAGAATGGGAAGAGTCAGAGGGAAAATCAGAGGGAGAGTAGGAAAGAAATTGGCAAATGAACTGGGAGTCTTAGCAGTGAGAATAAGCCCTACAATAGTCTGTAGTCCAGCAACACCATTATGGATGCTTGAGGGCCCGAAAATAGACTAGCATCTGttagaaattaaaagaaaaggaaagggtCAAATAGATTTGGTAGGTGAGTTTGAACGTCACGTACTCTCAAATCAGTACCCTGTTGTGTCGGGCCTCTTCCACCCATCTAGAGCTACCAACACTGGCAGCATCTCCACCGTGTAGACCCCCAACATATTTGATGTTCTCCTACTTAGCCACATCCTCCTCTCTGGCACAGCCACCCGCCATCAGCACTAAGTCCCCATACTCTCTATGGGGACTTAGTGCTGATGGGGCTCGGGAACCTGAAACAGGAGTGACAGGATTTGGGGTGGCTGTGCCAGAGAGGAGGATTGGGCTAAGTAGGGGAACATCGAATATGTTGGGGGTCTACACGGTGGAGATGCTGCCAGTGTTGGTAGCTCTAAGATGGGTGGAAGAGGCCCGACACAACAGGGTACTGATTTACTCAGATTCCTCATCAGTTCTGTGGAGcatggtggagtggctcagtggttaagaccagtaccctgtgtgcaaaagacatcatggtcgcaatggtcgcaagttcgactccacccctggcacaCCCCTGAACAGAGGAGGTCAGGTTGGATTTATGTGGGTACCAGCGCATGCAGGAGTGAGGGGGAATGAGAGGGCAGATAAATTGGCAAAGAGGGCATTAAGGAAAGAAAGAGTAGAAATGgaagtgaatgaataaatcactTAAATTGGTAGGGAAACATCAGACAGGAATCTGTGGAACATGTACTTTTGAGGTGTAGGGCATATGAGGCAAATACAGAGGTGATAAAATAATCTATGGAAATTAGAGGATCAACAATTTCATTTAAAGGCAGTAATGGAAATGAGTGAGATAGTGGTGAAGTTTTTAAGTGATACGGGGCTATTTTATAGGATATAAAGTCAAAATTGGGAAATATATAgggtaagagtgtgtgtgtgatgttggcATATTTTCTGTCTCACACTCCAGAGCAGAAGGGGGCGGTAATGCGCCTATAGCAGGATGCCAACCGccgtaaaacaaaaagaagaagaagagaagacgaAGACGTATTTGACGTCGTGTTGTTCCGTTACAGCAGCTTCACAGTTCACGAGTGACCGGCATATCGTCGAATCGTCGTCGTGGTGTTCGGGTGAGAAACAAGCGCTTTTAGCTTTCATGCCTTTGTACGCTCGGTGTTACCACTGTGTGACAGTGTATGGGAGGCTGGGTAAACTACATGGATATAACACTGCAGTAAATAAAGTTAGTCTTTTGCATGAAATCCTATGTCAGCCCATGTTGCTGACTCTTATTTCATCACTTTTACATGTGGAAGGAGACTTGAGTCGCGATAGTACGTTAGACGGTTGTCGTTTGTACGTATTTAATGGAACGAGCTGACGTGGAGTTCACCTGCTGCTGAATGATAGGGCGGGTTTCACCTGTAACTGTAAATATTGTCTTTACCGTCACAGTAAAGAAACGCAAACACCTACTGCATCTACTGCATCTACTGCACGGAAACCAAGACCTGGAGAAAAGTTACCCATGTATTAGCTCTCATCTTAGTCCAGTATGTtcttaataacaataataataataataataataataatggatttGCTtcgattgttttgtttttgtaatcgtTTGTGGCCTTAATCATATTTGAAACACAGGTTTTAATTAatggcagcattacacctctcagtgtgcaGCCTGCCGGAAATGATGGCGAAGAAGAAATGAGGAGCAAAGACAAGTACATTGGGTACATAGGTTGTGTCTGACACCAGGGGCTGGATCCTCAAGAGTGTGCAGCCTCACATgcactgtgtgaaatgagatGGGTCGAGCCTACACATCACACAGGTTCACCTCCTTGTTCTCCAAATACATTCTGGCAAGCTATACACCAATACATGTCAAGTCATGTATTCactctttaattatttaatgattcACTACAGCAGATCATTTTCGTCATGAAGGAGACAACCAGGTTTAAGCTTCTTCTTAAACCCGTTTGTATTATGTTTTAATAACACTACTTATATCAATATTTATAGAAATGTTGGTCTTATTTGTTGAGTTTGttatttgcatttgcatttgcatttgcgCAAGGACTTCTGTGACACACAGATGTATCCTTCATGAACaacgcacaaacaaacaaaaggtaaAACCACAGGCGATGCCAATATTTGATAGTAAAGCCATTGTTAACACCATGCACACAGGAAATACTGCACAACTGACGTTAATGTAACTGATGTCTTTTTCAGCCTAACCCTCAAAGTATTAGTGCCAGAGACTTAAGAGCACACTTGTCTCAGAGATGGGCAAAGCAAACCGAGAACATttatgtagagctgcaactaacgattattttcataattgattaatctgtcgattattttctcgattaatcgtttggtccataaaatatcagaataccttgaaaaatgttgatcggtgttcgtcaaatctgtaaatgatgatgttctccaatgtcttg encodes the following:
- the serpinb1 gene encoding leukocyte elastase inhibitor, whose protein sequence is MANISASNTIFALELLRTLSQENPNGNMFVSPLSISSALAMVYLGARGDTAAQMAKALSFSEGEGVHADFEKLNTDIITPSASYTLKTANRLYGEKTANFLQTFLDATQKYYHADLQAVDFTGAPEACRADINSWVEEQTENKIKDLLKPGTVTTNTRMALVNAIYFKGNWLKRFDQANTKEMPFKITENETKPVQMMYQMKKLPYNYIPDHNLQILELPYEGNELSMFILLPENSVQELEKALTQERLDEWTNRENMDVESEIVVHLPKFKLEDDYELNGPLAQLGMSDVFCSAKADLSGMNGEGGLFLSTVVHKAFVEVNEEGTEAAAATAGMVSFCMLREEHFTADHPFLFFIRHNKTKSILFLGRFSSPQ